The following proteins come from a genomic window of Trifolium pratense cultivar HEN17-A07 linkage group LG4, ARS_RC_1.1, whole genome shotgun sequence:
- the LOC123882005 gene encoding protein MAIN-LIKE 2-like isoform X1 has product MRKSARISSIGLGQATEPVVKKFDTRFSLTAFANRVKDLTEEQRLAISRTGFGNLLSIPNYTLNRIFLNEVMEAWNSERRVFEIGSGEIGFSLLDVALILGLPVAGHRVELVEEELFSELEEEYGATRAKRKVDMATLEARLNSIGKVVSDDFVRSFLLFTIGTFLSSTDVKKKVDSRYLSFLGNLDGVSGFSWGAAVIEDLCQWLDKRKDNNVQCVGGCLIFLQTWSYEHFDIARPNLKDQDTTFPRVCRWDHSKSQSKKRGTSRFKDLHDDQIIWKLQPTSGELKIKIIKEAVDLLGDNEVKRDENYAASTSSNVSDVDAEMQLSISSKIHRDDGVDFDNQVVEDTPTRLSTCDEEYIEQNIHIENLIVEETPSNSSIDVEVGKEEQFQVDELMVEDSFKNLSISEEVDREEVLYAENHRMEDSPTSLSIEDEVGREQECNAETFAVDDTPPNFSFDADDLRKKNIMLEEEITELKLKISQQNEENGVLRRENLSNIQLKKENDELKLKISQQNEEIGVLRGENLSNIQLRKETDELKLKISQQIEEIGVLRGENLSNIQLKKETDELKLKISQQIEEIGVLRGENLSNIQIKKENDELKLKISQQNEEIGVLRGENLSNIQLKKENDELKLKISQQNEESIQLKKENDELNQQVDELEQNLNDIADNIEGGLSEFQNPLDFEIS; this is encoded by the exons ATGAGAAAATCGGCCAGAATTTCTTCCATTGGTCTCGGCCAAGCTACAGAACCG GTGGTGAAGAAATTCGATACTCGTTTTTCTCTCACGGCGTTTGCCAATCGTGTTAAGGATCTAACAGAGGAACAAAGATTGGCGATATCACGAACAGGATTTGGTAACTTGCTATCGATTCCAAATTATACTTTGAACAGGATTTTCCTTAATGAGGTAATGGAGGCTTGGAATTCTGAAAGGCGAGTTTTTGAGATTGGTTCGGGGGAAATTGGATTTAGTTTGTTGGATGTTGCGTTAATTTTGGGGCTTCCGGTGGCTGGACACCGTGTGGAGTTGGTGGAGGAGGAATTGTTTTCTGAGTTGGAAGAGGAGTATGGGGCTACACGTGCGAAGAGAAAGGTGGATATGGCTACTCTTGAAGCGAGGCTTAATTCCATTGGGAAAGTTGTGAGTGATGATTTTGTGAGGAGCTTTTTGCTTTTTACGATTGGGACTTTCCTTTCTTCCACTGATGTGAAAAAAAAAGTGGATTCGAGGTACTTGTCTTTTCTTGGGAATTTGGATGGGGTTTCTGGTTTTTCATGGGGTGCTGCTGTTATTGAAGATTTGTGTCAGTGGCTTGATAAGAGGAAAGACAACAATGTGCAGTGTGTTGGTGGTTGTCTCATATTTCTCCAA ACATGGTCCTATGAGCATTTTGATATAGCACGGCCAAATTTGAAAGATCAAGATACGACCTTTCCTCGTGTGTGTCGATGGGATCATAGTAAATCTCAGTCAAAGAAACGAGGTACTTCAAGGTTTAAGGATCTACATGATGACCAG ATAATTTGGAAACTCCAACCTACTTCTGGagagttaaaaataaaaataataaaagaagcAGTGGATTTACTAGGTGACAACGAGGTTAAAAGGGATGAAAATTATGCAGCAAGCACATCAAGTAAT GTTTCAGACGTGGATGCAGAAATGCAGCTTAGTATCTCTAGTAAAATACATAGAGACGACGGGGTTGATTTTGATAATCAGGTAGTAGAGGACACTCCCACAAGGTTGAGCACTTGTGATGAAGAGTATATAGAGCAGAACATCCATATTGAAAATCTGATAGTAGAGGAGACCCCCTCCAATTCGAGCATTGATGTTGAAGTAGGCAAAGAGGAACAGTTCCAAGTAGACGAACTCATGGTGGAGGACTCCTTCAAAAATTTGAGCATATCTGAGGAAGTAGATAGAGAAGAAGTGCTGTACGCTGAAAATCACAGAATGGAGGACTCCCCCACAAGTTTGAGCATTGAGGACGAAGTAGGAAGAGAGCAAGAGTGTAATGCTGAAACTTTCGCAGTGGACGACACTCCCCCTAATTTCAGCTTTGATGCT GATGATTTAAGGAAGAAAAATATCATGTTAGAAGAGGAAATTACTGAATTGAAGCTGAAAATAAGccaacaaaatgaagaaaatggaGTTCTCCGTAGAGAAAATTTATCAAATATCCAATTAAAAAAGGAGAATGATGAGTTGAAGCTGAAAATAAGCCAACAAAATGAAGAAATTGGAGTTCTCCGTGGAGAGAATTTATCAAATATCCAATTAAGAAAGGAGACTGATGAGTTGAAGCTGAAAATAAGCCAACAAATTGAAGAAATTGGAGTTCTCCGTGGAGAGAATTTATCAAATATCCAATTAAAAAAGGAGACTGATGAGTTGAAGCTGAAAATAAGCCAACAAATTGAAGAAATTGGAGTTCTCCGTGGAGAGAATTTATCAAATATCCAAATAAAAAAGGAGAATGACGAGTTGAAGCTGAAAATAAGCCAACAAAATGAAGAAATTGGAGTTCTCCGTGGAGAGAATTTATCAAATATCCAATTAAAAAAGGAGAATGATGAGTTGAAGCTGAAAATAAGCCAACAAAATGAAGAAAGTATCCAATTAAAAAAGGAGAATGATGAGTTGAACCAACAGGTGGACGAATTGGaacaaaatttaaatgacaTTGCGGACAATATAGAAGGAGGTCTTAGCGAATTTCAAAATCCCTTGGATTTTGAAATTTCATAG
- the LOC123882005 gene encoding protein MAIN-LIKE 2-like isoform X2, protein MVVKKFDTRFSLTAFANRVKDLTEEQRLAISRTGFGNLLSIPNYTLNRIFLNEVMEAWNSERRVFEIGSGEIGFSLLDVALILGLPVAGHRVELVEEELFSELEEEYGATRAKRKVDMATLEARLNSIGKVVSDDFVRSFLLFTIGTFLSSTDVKKKVDSRYLSFLGNLDGVSGFSWGAAVIEDLCQWLDKRKDNNVQCVGGCLIFLQTWSYEHFDIARPNLKDQDTTFPRVCRWDHSKSQSKKRGTSRFKDLHDDQIIWKLQPTSGELKIKIIKEAVDLLGDNEVKRDENYAASTSSNVSDVDAEMQLSISSKIHRDDGVDFDNQVVEDTPTRLSTCDEEYIEQNIHIENLIVEETPSNSSIDVEVGKEEQFQVDELMVEDSFKNLSISEEVDREEVLYAENHRMEDSPTSLSIEDEVGREQECNAETFAVDDTPPNFSFDADDLRKKNIMLEEEITELKLKISQQNEENGVLRRENLSNIQLKKENDELKLKISQQNEEIGVLRGENLSNIQLRKETDELKLKISQQIEEIGVLRGENLSNIQLKKETDELKLKISQQIEEIGVLRGENLSNIQIKKENDELKLKISQQNEEIGVLRGENLSNIQLKKENDELKLKISQQNEESIQLKKENDELNQQVDELEQNLNDIADNIEGGLSEFQNPLDFEIS, encoded by the exons ATG GTGGTGAAGAAATTCGATACTCGTTTTTCTCTCACGGCGTTTGCCAATCGTGTTAAGGATCTAACAGAGGAACAAAGATTGGCGATATCACGAACAGGATTTGGTAACTTGCTATCGATTCCAAATTATACTTTGAACAGGATTTTCCTTAATGAGGTAATGGAGGCTTGGAATTCTGAAAGGCGAGTTTTTGAGATTGGTTCGGGGGAAATTGGATTTAGTTTGTTGGATGTTGCGTTAATTTTGGGGCTTCCGGTGGCTGGACACCGTGTGGAGTTGGTGGAGGAGGAATTGTTTTCTGAGTTGGAAGAGGAGTATGGGGCTACACGTGCGAAGAGAAAGGTGGATATGGCTACTCTTGAAGCGAGGCTTAATTCCATTGGGAAAGTTGTGAGTGATGATTTTGTGAGGAGCTTTTTGCTTTTTACGATTGGGACTTTCCTTTCTTCCACTGATGTGAAAAAAAAAGTGGATTCGAGGTACTTGTCTTTTCTTGGGAATTTGGATGGGGTTTCTGGTTTTTCATGGGGTGCTGCTGTTATTGAAGATTTGTGTCAGTGGCTTGATAAGAGGAAAGACAACAATGTGCAGTGTGTTGGTGGTTGTCTCATATTTCTCCAA ACATGGTCCTATGAGCATTTTGATATAGCACGGCCAAATTTGAAAGATCAAGATACGACCTTTCCTCGTGTGTGTCGATGGGATCATAGTAAATCTCAGTCAAAGAAACGAGGTACTTCAAGGTTTAAGGATCTACATGATGACCAG ATAATTTGGAAACTCCAACCTACTTCTGGagagttaaaaataaaaataataaaagaagcAGTGGATTTACTAGGTGACAACGAGGTTAAAAGGGATGAAAATTATGCAGCAAGCACATCAAGTAAT GTTTCAGACGTGGATGCAGAAATGCAGCTTAGTATCTCTAGTAAAATACATAGAGACGACGGGGTTGATTTTGATAATCAGGTAGTAGAGGACACTCCCACAAGGTTGAGCACTTGTGATGAAGAGTATATAGAGCAGAACATCCATATTGAAAATCTGATAGTAGAGGAGACCCCCTCCAATTCGAGCATTGATGTTGAAGTAGGCAAAGAGGAACAGTTCCAAGTAGACGAACTCATGGTGGAGGACTCCTTCAAAAATTTGAGCATATCTGAGGAAGTAGATAGAGAAGAAGTGCTGTACGCTGAAAATCACAGAATGGAGGACTCCCCCACAAGTTTGAGCATTGAGGACGAAGTAGGAAGAGAGCAAGAGTGTAATGCTGAAACTTTCGCAGTGGACGACACTCCCCCTAATTTCAGCTTTGATGCT GATGATTTAAGGAAGAAAAATATCATGTTAGAAGAGGAAATTACTGAATTGAAGCTGAAAATAAGccaacaaaatgaagaaaatggaGTTCTCCGTAGAGAAAATTTATCAAATATCCAATTAAAAAAGGAGAATGATGAGTTGAAGCTGAAAATAAGCCAACAAAATGAAGAAATTGGAGTTCTCCGTGGAGAGAATTTATCAAATATCCAATTAAGAAAGGAGACTGATGAGTTGAAGCTGAAAATAAGCCAACAAATTGAAGAAATTGGAGTTCTCCGTGGAGAGAATTTATCAAATATCCAATTAAAAAAGGAGACTGATGAGTTGAAGCTGAAAATAAGCCAACAAATTGAAGAAATTGGAGTTCTCCGTGGAGAGAATTTATCAAATATCCAAATAAAAAAGGAGAATGACGAGTTGAAGCTGAAAATAAGCCAACAAAATGAAGAAATTGGAGTTCTCCGTGGAGAGAATTTATCAAATATCCAATTAAAAAAGGAGAATGATGAGTTGAAGCTGAAAATAAGCCAACAAAATGAAGAAAGTATCCAATTAAAAAAGGAGAATGATGAGTTGAACCAACAGGTGGACGAATTGGaacaaaatttaaatgacaTTGCGGACAATATAGAAGGAGGTCTTAGCGAATTTCAAAATCCCTTGGATTTTGAAATTTCATAG
- the LOC123921034 gene encoding probable serine/threonine-protein kinase PBL1, which produces MGCLLSLKNLKKKYEKFKLENSRHNEHVSTTISQLQASRTLHSDPTILRTSMSSNNPINRVTNNRTRVSSTPSALDAAEQGALASIEKEEQEMVDVPARIMKEPHSPIPQPLPLPYPKGSSPLGLRMARSPLCSSGLGPDAAEQDGLETFQYEEKEWSKNQDTSMKGKRFSILHPLPLPPHQEISPMKAASSSKSGKAVDSVLYFQYDKIAAACHNFSIHRCMSGCLSSTIYKASFDHEASSKKLKATVTCLHQSTQGLREFINEVNNLATLQHPNLCKLLGFYASDSSEPRMLIYERLSKGGLDHLLFGRSDGPSIDWNTRIKIAICAAQALTFLHEEGPLQAMYTDFSAANIQIDKDFNAKLSGYGFVGHVAKEELSRSSHAAANLSVETLEKGLLTPKSNVWSFGIVLLELFTGRKNFDRQFPKKERNLVKWCRPYLADDVQLSAIIDCQLKGQFSLKAARTLANIVQRCLQREPSERPTMRAILENLKTILDMEYPRLFPLQEPLTIYGRHMSRSPTADGIIKAPRLGFSPSLLPSATKTSISHPRGWTGVPTKLPTPLACSSAVSTEELTRQESTQPSSSVTNKA; this is translated from the exons ATGGGATGTTTGCTTTCCCTCAAGAACTTGAAGAAAAAGtatgaaaaattcaaattagaaaaTAGCAGGCATAATGAGCATGTATCTACAACAATTTCTCAACTTCAAGCTTCTCGCACATTGCACTCCGATCCTACAATTTTGAGGACTAGCATGAGTTCCAATAACCCGATTAACCGAGTTACAAACAACAGAACAAGAGTGTCATCTACTCCATCAGCTCTTGATGCTGCAGAACAAGGAGCTCTAGCCTCAATTGAGAAGGAGGAACAAGAAATGGTGGATGTTCCAGCGAGAATAATGAAGGAGCCGCACTCGCCTATTCCACAACCCTTACCTCTTCCATATCCTAAAGGAAGTAGTCCATTGGGGTTAAGGATGGCTAGGAGTCCTTTATGTTCTTCTGGCTTAGGTCCTGATGCAGCAGAACAAGATGGTTTGGAAACATTTCAGTATGAAGAAAAAGAATGGTCTAAAAACCAAGATACATCGATGAAGGGAAAGCGTTTCTCTATTCTACACCCTTTACCGCTTCCACCTCATCAAGAAATAAGTCCAATGAAGGCTGCTAGCAGCTCTAAGTCAGGAAAAGCTGTTGATTCGGTTCTTTATTTTCAATATGACAAAATTGCTGCTGCTTGCCACAACTTCTCTATACATCGATGCATGTCAGGATGTCTTTCTTCCACCATATATAAAGCTTCCTTTGATCATGAAGCTTCAAGTAAGAAGCTTAAAGCCACAGTCACATGCCTTCACCAATCAACTCAG GGGTTGAGGGAATTCATCAATGAGGTTAATAATTTAGCAACTTTGCAACATCCAAACCTCTGTAAACTGCTTGGATTTTATGCAAGCGATAGCTCTGAACCAAGGATGTTGATTTATGAGAGGCTGAGCAAGGGGGGCTTGGACCACCTGTTGTTTGGGAGATCTGACGGCCCTTCAATTGATTGGAACACAAGAATAAAAATAGCCATCTGTGCTGCACAAGCTCTTACTTTCTTGCATGAAGAAGGGCCTCTCCAG GCAATGTATACTGATTTTTCAGCAGCGAACATACAGATTGACAAGGATTTCAATGCAAAGCTTTCAGGATATGGTTTTGTTGGACATGTTGCTAAGGAAGAGCTTTCAAGAAGTTCACAT GCAGCAGCAAACCTTTCGGTGGAGACATTGGAAAAAGGATTGCTTACTCCAAAGAGCAATGTATGGAGTTTTGGAATTGTTCTTCTGGAGCTATTTACTGGTAGAAAGAATTTTGATAGGCAATTCCCAAAGAAAGAGAGGAACTTAGTCAAATGGTGCCGACCTTACCTAGCCGACGATGTCCAGTTGTCAGCGATCATAGATTGTCAACTCAAAGGTCAGTTTTCACTCAAGGCAGCAAGAACATTAGCTAACATTGTACAAAGATGCCTCCAAAGGGAGCCATCAGAAAGACCAACCATGAGAGCCATTCTTGAGAATCTGAAAACCATACTAGATATGGAGTACCCTAGATTGTTCCCACTGCAAGAGCCACTGACCATTTATGGACGACACATGTCGCGATCACCAACTGCTGATGGCATCATCAAGGCACCTAGATTGGGTTTCTCTCCTTCATTACTACCATCAGCTACCAAAACATCTATTTCACATCCTCGAGGATGGACTGGTGTGCCCACAAAGCTTCCTACTCCTCTTGCTTGTTCCTCCGCTGTCTCTACTGAGGAACTCACTAGGCAGGAAAGTACACAGCCATCATCCTCAGTCACCAACAAAGCTTAG